From Yersinia hibernica, a single genomic window includes:
- the artM gene encoding arginine ABC transporter permease ArtM, whose amino-acid sequence MLEYLPEILKGLHTSLTLTIASLLVALVLSLLFTIVLTLKTPVVTPLVKIYITLFTGTPLLVQIFLIYYGPGQFPAIREYPWLWHLLSQPWLCAMIALALNSAAYTTQLFYGAVRAIPAGQWQSCEALGMSKAQSLRILLPFAFKRALSSYSNEVVLVFKSTSLAYTITLMEVMGYSQLMYGRTYDVMVFGAAGIVYLCVNGLLTLLMRLVERRALAFERRN is encoded by the coding sequence ATGCTGGAATACTTACCCGAGATCTTAAAAGGGCTGCACACCAGCCTGACATTAACTATTGCGTCTTTGTTGGTTGCTTTAGTGCTGTCTTTGCTATTTACCATTGTGTTGACGCTAAAAACCCCCGTCGTCACACCACTGGTCAAAATTTACATCACGCTGTTCACCGGCACCCCGCTGTTGGTGCAGATCTTTTTGATCTACTACGGCCCAGGACAGTTTCCAGCCATTCGTGAATATCCGTGGTTATGGCACCTGCTGTCGCAACCATGGCTGTGTGCAATGATTGCTCTGGCATTGAACAGTGCGGCCTATACCACGCAGCTGTTTTACGGTGCAGTCCGCGCCATTCCTGCTGGTCAGTGGCAATCTTGTGAAGCACTGGGGATGTCTAAAGCCCAGTCACTGCGCATCTTGTTGCCATTTGCCTTTAAACGCGCGCTTTCTTCCTATTCCAACGAAGTGGTTTTGGTGTTCAAAAGTACTTCACTGGCTTACACCATTACATTGATGGAGGTAATGGGTTACAGCCAATTGATGTACGGCCGAACCTATGACGTGATGGTATTTGGTGCAGCAGGTATTGTTTACCTGTGTGTGAATGGGTTACTGACGCTGTTGATGCGGTTGGTAGAGCGCCGAGCACTGGCATTTGAGCGGCGCAATTAA
- the artQ gene encoding arginine ABC transporter permease ArtQ — protein MNEFQPLASAAGMTVGLAVCALALGLVLAMLFAVCESSRWKVVSYLTTGWVTILRGLPEILVVLFIYFGSSQLLMMLSDGFTLNLYLFELPIKLNIDDFEVSPFLCGVIALALLYSAYASQTLRGALKAVPVGQWESGQALGLSPAAIFFRLIMPQMWRHALPGLGNQWLVLLKDTALVSLISVNDLMLQTKSIATRTQEPFTWYVIAAAIYLVVTLLSQYVLKWIELRTTRFERSPS, from the coding sequence ATGAATGAATTTCAACCTTTAGCAAGCGCCGCCGGCATGACCGTCGGCCTTGCCGTTTGTGCACTGGCCCTCGGCCTGGTTCTGGCGATGCTGTTTGCCGTCTGTGAATCGTCGCGATGGAAAGTGGTCAGTTATCTGACTACTGGCTGGGTCACCATTTTACGCGGGCTACCCGAGATTCTGGTGGTTCTGTTTATCTATTTTGGCTCTTCTCAGCTGTTGATGATGCTGTCAGACGGCTTTACCTTAAATCTTTATCTATTTGAGTTACCGATTAAGCTCAATATTGATGATTTTGAGGTCAGCCCATTCCTGTGTGGGGTTATCGCCCTCGCCCTGCTCTACTCCGCTTATGCATCGCAAACTCTGCGCGGCGCACTGAAAGCGGTGCCGGTCGGGCAGTGGGAGTCAGGCCAAGCATTGGGCTTGAGCCCGGCGGCGATTTTCTTCCGCTTGATTATGCCGCAAATGTGGCGTCATGCTTTACCCGGCTTGGGCAACCAATGGCTGGTATTGCTAAAAGATACCGCATTAGTGTCGCTCATTAGTGTCAATGACTTGATGTTGCAAACCAAAAGCATTGCCACCCGGACTCAGGAACCTTTCACTTGGTATGTTATTGCTGCAGCCATTTATCTGGTGGTGACCTTGTTGAGTCAGTATGTCCTCAAATGGATAGAACTCCGTACCACCCGTTTTGAACGGAGCCCATCCTGA
- the artJ gene encoding arginine ABC transporter substrate-binding protein: MKKLIIAAVLASISLSASAAETIRFAAEATYPPFEFIDANNKMQGFDIDLANALCKEMQAECTFTNQAFDSLIPSLKFKRFDAVISGMDITPERQKQVAFTQPYYENSALFVAEKGKVADLAALKGKRVGMQNGSTHQKYLMDKHPEITAVPYDSYQNAILDLKNGRLDAVFGDTAVVNEWLKQNNQLAPVGDKVTDTDYFGTGLGIAVRQNNTELQGKLDAALAKVKADGTYQTIYKKWFQQ; encoded by the coding sequence ATGAAAAAATTAATAATTGCTGCAGTCCTCGCCAGTATCAGTTTGTCTGCCTCTGCCGCTGAAACTATCCGTTTTGCCGCTGAAGCAACTTACCCACCATTCGAATTTATTGATGCCAATAATAAGATGCAGGGCTTTGATATCGACCTAGCCAATGCGTTGTGTAAAGAGATGCAAGCTGAGTGTACCTTTACCAATCAGGCTTTTGACAGTTTGATCCCGAGTTTAAAATTTAAGCGTTTTGATGCGGTTATCTCTGGGATGGACATCACCCCTGAGCGCCAAAAACAAGTGGCGTTCACCCAACCTTACTATGAAAACTCGGCGCTGTTTGTTGCTGAAAAAGGCAAAGTAGCCGATTTAGCGGCCCTGAAAGGCAAGCGCGTGGGGATGCAAAACGGTTCTACCCATCAAAAATATCTGATGGACAAGCACCCTGAAATTACTGCCGTGCCTTACGACAGCTACCAGAATGCGATTCTTGATCTGAAAAATGGCCGTCTGGATGCGGTGTTCGGTGATACTGCGGTGGTTAATGAATGGCTTAAGCAGAATAACCAACTGGCGCCAGTGGGCGATAAAGTGACTGACACTGACTATTTCGGTACCGGTTTAGGTATTGCCGTTCGTCAGAACAACACTGAATTACAGGGTAAGTTAGATGCTGCGCTGGCGAAAGTTAAAGCAGATGGCACCTATCAGACAATTTATAAAAAATGGTTCCAGCAGTAA
- the artP gene encoding arginine ABC transporter ATP-binding protein ArtP gives MSIQLNGINCYYGVHQALFDITLDCPAGETLVLLGPSGAGKSSLLRVLNLLEMPRSGTLQIAGNHFDFSQAPSAKAIRELRQNVGMVFQQYNLWPHLTVVQNLIEAPCRVLGLSKDEAMARAQKLLARLRLTDFAERFPLHLSGGQQQRVAIARALMMEPQVLLFDEPTAALDPEITAQIVSIIRELAGTGITQVIVTHEVEVARKTASRVVYMENGHVVEQGDASHFTQPTTEAFASYLSH, from the coding sequence ATGAGTATTCAACTTAACGGAATTAACTGCTACTACGGCGTACATCAGGCGCTGTTCGACATTACATTAGACTGTCCTGCGGGCGAAACCTTGGTGCTATTGGGGCCAAGCGGTGCCGGTAAAAGTTCATTGCTACGCGTGCTTAACCTGCTGGAAATGCCGCGTTCAGGAACCTTGCAGATAGCCGGCAATCACTTTGATTTCTCCCAGGCTCCGAGCGCGAAGGCGATTCGCGAATTACGCCAGAATGTGGGAATGGTCTTCCAACAATATAATCTATGGCCGCACCTCACGGTGGTACAGAATCTGATTGAAGCCCCTTGCCGCGTACTGGGTCTGTCAAAAGATGAAGCCATGGCACGCGCCCAAAAATTACTCGCCCGTTTGCGTTTGACCGATTTTGCCGAGCGCTTTCCGCTGCACCTTTCCGGTGGCCAGCAACAGCGAGTGGCCATTGCCCGCGCGTTGATGATGGAACCGCAGGTTTTGTTATTTGATGAACCGACCGCGGCACTTGACCCAGAAATTACTGCGCAGATCGTCAGTATCATCCGTGAATTGGCCGGAACCGGCATCACTCAGGTGATTGTCACCCATGAGGTTGAAGTCGCCCGTAAAACGGCCAGCCGCGTGGTTTATATGGAAAACGGTCACGTAGTGGAACAAGGCGATGCCAGCCACTTTACACAACCAACAACCGAAGCTTTTGCCAGCTATCTGTCACATTGA
- a CDS encoding lipoprotein yields the protein MKKKNIALILPLAMLLSACTNNVSPAFKDISSRTAPCVDGGPDTVAQKFYDLRVQQIGNKNGLPDDNLSAQFRPYLSQALYEKIQTARKQAGNRAPSAVNTSATINGDIFTSLREGSTSAEVASASTIPNTDARNIPLRVNLTHQSAAGQSVMWQDEVLMIREGTCWVVDDIRFMGVSAPASSLRQLLGDH from the coding sequence ATGAAAAAGAAAAATATTGCCCTGATCCTTCCTCTCGCCATGCTACTTAGCGCCTGTACCAACAACGTCAGCCCGGCATTTAAGGATATCAGCAGCCGTACTGCACCTTGTGTTGACGGCGGGCCGGATACTGTCGCGCAAAAATTCTATGACCTGCGGGTGCAGCAGATCGGCAATAAAAATGGCTTGCCCGATGACAATTTATCGGCACAATTTCGCCCTTATCTGAGTCAGGCGCTGTATGAAAAAATTCAAACGGCCAGAAAGCAAGCGGGAAACCGTGCGCCTTCAGCGGTGAATACCTCAGCAACCATCAATGGCGATATTTTCACCAGCCTGCGTGAGGGCAGCACCAGTGCTGAGGTTGCCAGTGCCTCAACCATCCCCAATACTGATGCCCGGAATATTCCATTGCGTGTCAATTTGACCCACCAATCAGCCGCTGGGCAATCAGTGATGTGGCAAGACGAAGTATTGATGATCCGCGAAGGCACCTGTTGGGTGGTTGATGATATCCGCTTTATGGGCGTCTCGGCCCCAGCCAGCAGCCTACGCCAGCTTCTGGGCGATCATTAA
- a CDS encoding superinfection immunity protein codes for MSSIVNSLILIILYFIPFIIAKNRKHNKSGAIFLANLLFGWTLIGWAVALVWSLSANVAPLGVIAKKDLKPHLPEIKCPFCGAMNIANTTICHACGKDQAIMAGSARLNSTAKIVSYAGKDPSAGIGGLQGKPNKKYKSQININNN; via the coding sequence ATGTCTTCTATCGTCAACAGCTTAATACTTATTATTCTTTATTTTATCCCTTTTATTATTGCGAAAAATCGTAAACATAATAAATCAGGTGCAATTTTTCTAGCTAACTTACTGTTTGGATGGACATTAATAGGCTGGGCTGTGGCTTTAGTTTGGTCACTGTCAGCAAATGTCGCGCCATTGGGCGTGATAGCTAAAAAAGATCTTAAGCCGCATTTACCTGAAATAAAATGCCCATTTTGTGGTGCCATGAATATAGCCAATACCACTATTTGCCATGCATGCGGGAAAGATCAGGCAATAATGGCCGGTAGTGCACGGCTAAATTCAACCGCTAAAATTGTCAGCTATGCCGGAAAAGATCCCTCCGCCGGGATTGGCGGTTTACAAGGCAAGCCCAACAAAAAATATAAATCTCAGATTAATATTAATAATAACTAG
- a CDS encoding NAD-dependent epimerase/dehydratase family protein — MKVLVTGATCGLGRNAVEYLRRQGIKVIATGNNPAMGALLTKMGAEFIHADLTNLVSSQAKAMLADVDTLWHCSNFTSPWGTEQAFELANVRATRRLGEWAAAYGVENFIHISSPAIYFDYHHHRNIQEEFRPARFANEFARSKAAGEEIIQQLALSNPQTHFTILRPQGLFGPHDTVMLPRLLQMIKYYGTLLLPRGGNALVDMTYLENAVHAMWLATHQQNTPSGRAYNITNQQPRPLRTIVQHLLEELGMTCRIRSVPYPMMDIMARAMEKLSNKAAKEPILTHYGVAKLNFDLTLDTHRAESELGYRPSVSLDEGIIRTARWLKEHGKLGG; from the coding sequence ATGAAGGTATTGGTCACCGGTGCAACCTGTGGGTTAGGCCGAAATGCCGTTGAATATCTCCGTCGTCAGGGCATCAAAGTCATCGCCACCGGCAATAATCCGGCGATGGGTGCATTATTGACAAAAATGGGCGCTGAATTTATTCATGCGGACTTGACGAACTTGGTTTCCTCGCAGGCTAAAGCCATGCTGGCCGATGTCGATACCTTGTGGCATTGCTCCAATTTCACCTCGCCATGGGGCACCGAGCAGGCGTTTGAGCTGGCAAACGTCCGAGCGACACGGCGCTTGGGGGAATGGGCCGCCGCTTATGGTGTGGAGAATTTCATTCATATCTCCTCGCCTGCCATTTATTTCGATTATCACCACCATCGTAATATTCAAGAAGAGTTCCGCCCGGCACGGTTTGCTAATGAGTTCGCACGCAGCAAAGCCGCTGGAGAAGAGATTATTCAGCAATTAGCGCTGTCCAACCCTCAAACGCATTTTACTATCTTGCGGCCTCAGGGTCTGTTTGGCCCTCATGACACCGTGATGCTGCCGCGCCTGCTACAAATGATAAAATATTATGGCACCCTACTACTGCCGCGTGGCGGTAATGCTCTGGTGGACATGACTTATCTGGAAAATGCGGTACATGCCATGTGGCTGGCAACTCATCAGCAAAATACCCCCTCTGGCAGGGCGTATAATATAACCAACCAACAGCCCCGCCCACTACGCACTATCGTGCAGCACCTACTGGAAGAGTTGGGTATGACATGCCGTATCCGCTCGGTGCCTTACCCGATGATGGATATCATGGCCCGCGCCATGGAGAAACTGAGTAATAAAGCCGCAAAAGAGCCGATACTGACACATTATGGTGTCGCCAAGCTTAATTTTGACCTCACACTGGATACGCACCGGGCGGAATCAGAATTAGGCTACCGCCCGTCAGTGTCATTGGATGAGGGGATTATCCGCACGGCCCGTTGGTTAAAAGAGCACGGAAAATTGGGCGGCTGA
- a CDS encoding DUF2867 domain-containing protein — MTPQRILVLGASGYIGQHLVPRLSQQGHAVTAAARRVEWLKEQPWPGVNCCFADLYQPATLMTALQDIDVVYYLVHGMGDGQDLIEQERLAATNMKAALQLNPAVKQIIYLSALQPSDNSSPHLIARQLTGELLRQSGIPVTELRASIIVGPGSAAFEVMRDMVYNLPILTPPRWVRSKSSPVALENLLVYLTELLTHPAQENRIFDVAGPEYISYQTMFERFIAISGKRRWLLPIPLPTRFISVYFINMVTSVPTPIASALIAGLNHDLPADGQALQALIPQQLISFDEAVKETLRREDEVVDSPDWGYDPEARARWRPGYGFYPKQAGCQLYTSASREALWHVVQQIGGKEGYFYGNLLWKTRAWMDDIAGGGVVYGRPARETLELGDLIDGWKVITLKPLRQLAMMFGMKAPGLGRLTFTIRDLGGRRSFDVRAWWHPAGFNGLLYWFVMMPAHLFIFRGMAKRIAALAEQYDRENQPASSTLPGSEDEPPAQ, encoded by the coding sequence ATGACGCCGCAACGGATATTAGTGCTGGGTGCCAGTGGCTATATTGGTCAGCATCTGGTGCCAAGACTCAGCCAGCAAGGGCATGCCGTCACCGCGGCGGCCCGCCGTGTCGAGTGGCTAAAAGAGCAACCTTGGCCGGGCGTTAATTGCTGTTTTGCCGATCTTTACCAACCCGCCACCCTAATGACCGCGTTGCAGGATATTGATGTTGTCTATTATTTGGTGCATGGCATGGGCGACGGGCAGGATTTAATCGAGCAAGAGCGCCTGGCTGCCACCAATATGAAAGCCGCACTGCAACTGAACCCGGCGGTAAAGCAGATAATTTACCTGAGTGCATTACAGCCGAGTGACAACAGCTCCCCCCATCTGATTGCCCGCCAATTGACCGGCGAACTGCTGCGCCAAAGTGGCATTCCGGTGACGGAACTGCGCGCCAGCATCATCGTCGGCCCGGGTTCTGCGGCTTTCGAAGTGATGCGCGACATGGTTTATAACTTGCCAATTTTGACCCCGCCGCGCTGGGTACGTTCTAAATCATCCCCGGTGGCGCTGGAAAATCTGCTGGTTTACCTGACAGAATTGCTCACTCATCCCGCACAAGAAAACCGTATTTTTGATGTTGCCGGGCCTGAATACATTAGCTACCAAACAATGTTTGAGCGATTTATTGCTATCAGCGGTAAACGGCGCTGGCTGCTGCCCATTCCACTCCCAACCCGTTTTATCTCGGTTTACTTTATCAACATGGTCACCTCGGTGCCCACACCAATAGCCAGCGCCTTGATTGCCGGGCTAAATCACGATTTACCCGCTGATGGTCAAGCTTTACAAGCACTTATTCCTCAACAATTGATCAGTTTTGATGAAGCAGTGAAAGAGACATTGCGCCGCGAAGATGAAGTGGTGGATTCCCCCGACTGGGGTTATGACCCCGAAGCGCGCGCCCGTTGGCGGCCAGGTTACGGTTTTTATCCCAAACAGGCGGGTTGCCAACTTTATACCTCCGCATCCCGCGAAGCACTGTGGCATGTGGTGCAGCAAATTGGCGGCAAAGAGGGATATTTCTATGGCAATTTGTTATGGAAAACCCGCGCCTGGATGGATGATATCGCCGGTGGCGGTGTGGTTTATGGCCGCCCCGCGCGGGAAACTTTAGAGTTGGGTGACCTGATTGATGGCTGGAAAGTTATCACTCTCAAACCCCTACGCCAACTCGCTATGATGTTTGGCATGAAAGCCCCAGGCTTAGGGCGGCTAACCTTTACTATCAGAGACTTGGGCGGTCGGCGTAGCTTTGATGTGCGCGCATGGTGGCATCCGGCGGGCTTTAATGGATTACTGTATTGGTTTGTGATGATGCCGGCACACCTGTTTATTTTCCGCGGAATGGCCAAGCGCATTGCCGCCTTAGCCGAGCAATATGACCGCGAAAACCAGCCTGCAAGCAGCACCCTCCCCGGCTCGGAAGATGAGCCGCCGGCCCAATAG
- the ltaE gene encoding low-specificity L-threonine aldolase: MLIDLRSDTVTQPDAAMRSAMANAEVGDDVYGDDPTVNALEAQAAQLSGKEAALFLPTGTQANLVALLTHCQRGEEYIVGQKAHNYLYEAGGAAVLGSIQPQPIDANDDGTLPLDKVLAAIKPDDIHFAQTRLLSLENTHSGKVLPLRYLQQAWALTREKKLALHIDGARIFNAAVALNVPLTDISQYCDSLTICLSKGLGAPVGSLLCGSAEYIKRARRWRKMTGGGMRQAGILAAAGLYALEHNVARLKDDHDNARWLEQQLRALDVEIVAPGAQTNVLYIKQSSAAAAQLGPWMRERGVLISAGPITRMITHINISRTDLEKVVALWREFLTEHRS; this comes from the coding sequence ATGCTGATCGATTTACGCAGTGACACAGTGACACAACCTGATGCCGCCATGCGCAGTGCCATGGCCAATGCCGAAGTCGGTGATGATGTGTATGGTGATGACCCAACGGTGAATGCTTTAGAGGCCCAAGCCGCCCAGTTATCAGGCAAAGAAGCCGCATTATTCCTGCCTACCGGCACTCAAGCAAATCTGGTGGCACTGTTAACACACTGTCAGCGCGGTGAAGAGTATATCGTCGGCCAAAAAGCCCATAACTATCTCTATGAAGCCGGTGGCGCCGCAGTTCTTGGCAGTATTCAGCCTCAACCTATTGATGCAAATGATGACGGCACTTTGCCACTGGATAAAGTATTGGCCGCTATCAAGCCCGATGATATCCATTTTGCCCAAACTCGGCTGCTGAGCTTGGAAAATACCCACAGCGGCAAAGTGTTGCCATTGCGTTATTTACAGCAGGCTTGGGCATTGACCCGTGAAAAAAAACTGGCGCTACACATTGATGGCGCTCGTATTTTTAATGCGGCGGTGGCACTTAATGTCCCTCTGACTGACATCAGCCAGTATTGCGATAGCTTGACAATTTGTCTCTCGAAAGGGCTGGGAGCGCCGGTTGGCTCCTTGTTATGTGGCAGTGCTGAATACATTAAACGCGCGCGCCGTTGGCGCAAAATGACCGGTGGCGGCATGCGTCAGGCGGGAATTCTGGCGGCGGCAGGGTTGTATGCCCTGGAGCATAATGTTGCCCGATTGAAAGATGACCATGACAATGCCCGCTGGTTAGAACAACAATTACGCGCGCTGGATGTGGAGATAGTGGCTCCGGGTGCCCAGACTAACGTGTTGTATATTAAGCAATCTTCTGCAGCCGCCGCCCAACTTGGTCCTTGGATGCGCGAGCGCGGGGTATTAATCAGCGCCGGCCCAATAACCCGAATGATTACTCACATCAATATCAGCCGCACTGATCTGGAAAAAGTCGTGGCGCTGTGGCGTGAGTTTTTGACCGAGCATCGCTCATGA
- a CDS encoding class I SAM-dependent methyltransferase, which produces MAKSTMSDFSPSAELICILRAKSYGEKRESYKTDDYISLLISHSLTSFFSMTQKSFLMPDDILSPQIPAGSYEFLISRIKYIDEFFQTRAHEFSHIFILGAGFDSRAIRFQNQLAQSRVYELDHPISQKDKILKLQELSIPSPSNLSYVPIDFNQQNLFSVLQEIPTPQGEKSLFILEGLTMYLPASTVDNIFSAIDIYAPAGSEIIFDYAYSDALAGKNTLYGAVEIIEGLKNIGEHWMSGIEKAQLQTYLNQYHINLLAELDANILEQRFFTNNHGKILGKVNKALAIAHGIK; this is translated from the coding sequence ATGGCAAAAAGCACTATGTCAGATTTCTCACCCTCCGCTGAGTTAATCTGCATACTCAGAGCAAAGTCTTACGGTGAGAAAAGAGAAAGCTACAAAACGGATGATTATATCTCGCTGTTAATTTCGCACTCTTTGACGTCCTTTTTCTCCATGACGCAAAAATCATTTTTGATGCCGGACGATATTCTCTCGCCACAGATCCCCGCGGGCAGCTATGAGTTTTTAATTAGCCGGATAAAATATATTGACGAATTCTTTCAGACTCGAGCCCATGAATTCTCCCACATTTTTATTCTTGGCGCGGGCTTTGACTCCAGAGCCATTAGATTTCAAAATCAGCTAGCACAAAGCCGGGTTTATGAACTCGACCACCCGATATCGCAGAAAGATAAAATATTAAAATTGCAGGAACTTAGCATTCCAAGCCCCTCGAATTTAAGCTATGTCCCCATTGATTTTAATCAACAAAATTTGTTCAGTGTGTTGCAAGAAATCCCCACCCCCCAAGGTGAAAAAAGCCTGTTTATCCTCGAGGGACTGACAATGTATCTCCCTGCCAGCACAGTCGACAATATTTTTTCTGCCATCGATATTTACGCCCCCGCTGGCAGTGAAATTATTTTTGACTACGCCTATTCCGACGCCCTTGCCGGCAAGAACACCTTATATGGTGCCGTAGAAATTATAGAGGGATTAAAAAATATTGGTGAACACTGGATGTCTGGTATTGAAAAAGCGCAGTTACAGACATATCTCAATCAGTACCATATAAACCTACTAGCCGAATTGGACGCCAACATTCTGGAACAGCGTTTTTTTACTAATAACCATGGGAAAATACTCGGCAAGGTGAATAAAGCACTGGCGATTGCACACGGAATTAAATAA
- the poxB gene encoding ubiquinone-dependent pyruvate dehydrogenase produces MKQTVATLVAKTLEQAGVKRIWGVTGDSLNGLSDSLHRMGTIEWLGTRHEEVAAFAAGAEAQLTGQLAVCAGSCGPGNLHLINGLFDCHRNHVPVLAIAAHIPSSEIGSGYFQETHPQELFRECSHYCELVSNPEQLPRVLEIAMRKAILNRGVSVIVLPGDVALQPAPEEAAVVWQTPKLPLVQPPLSELNILAETLNNAKNITLMCGSGCADAHDEVVKLAEILQAPVVHALRGKEHIEWDNPYSVGMTGLIGFASGYHAMINADTLVLLGTQFPYRAFYPTKANIIQIDINPGSIGAHCPVNMALVGDIKTTLNALLPQLAAKNDNTFLNKALEHYRTTRQDLDGLATANDSQPIHPQYLAQQISRHATDDAIFTCDVGTPTVWAARYLAMNGKRRLLGSFNHGSMANAMPQAIGAQATDLKRQVVALCGDGGFTMLMGDFLTLAQLKLPVKIVVFNNSVLGFVAMEMKAGGYLTDGTDLHNPDFAAIANAAGIKGIRVEKASELDAALESAFAHPGPVLVDVVTAKQELSMPPQIKFEQAKGFSLYMLRAIINGRGDEVVELAKTNWLR; encoded by the coding sequence ATGAAGCAAACCGTGGCAACACTGGTCGCAAAAACGTTGGAACAAGCTGGCGTTAAGCGCATTTGGGGGGTAACCGGGGATTCACTCAATGGCCTGAGTGATAGCTTGCACCGGATGGGCACTATCGAGTGGCTAGGAACTCGCCATGAAGAGGTCGCCGCTTTCGCTGCTGGCGCGGAGGCGCAACTGACCGGGCAACTCGCCGTCTGTGCGGGGTCATGTGGGCCAGGTAACTTGCATCTGATTAATGGTTTGTTTGATTGCCACCGCAACCACGTGCCGGTGCTGGCAATCGCCGCTCATATTCCCTCCAGTGAGATTGGCAGCGGCTATTTTCAAGAGACCCATCCGCAAGAACTGTTTCGTGAATGCAGCCACTACTGTGAGTTGGTTTCAAATCCTGAACAATTACCTCGCGTGTTAGAAATTGCTATGCGCAAAGCCATTCTTAATCGTGGCGTTTCAGTTATTGTGCTACCGGGCGATGTCGCGTTACAGCCCGCCCCCGAAGAGGCTGCTGTAGTGTGGCAAACCCCTAAATTGCCACTGGTTCAGCCCCCGCTGAGTGAACTGAATATATTGGCCGAGACATTGAATAACGCCAAAAATATCACGTTGATGTGTGGCAGTGGCTGCGCAGATGCTCACGATGAAGTGGTAAAACTGGCTGAAATACTGCAAGCCCCGGTGGTGCATGCCCTGCGAGGTAAAGAACATATTGAATGGGACAATCCCTACAGTGTCGGCATGACCGGGCTGATTGGTTTCGCCTCCGGCTATCATGCCATGATCAATGCCGACACCCTGGTATTATTGGGAACGCAATTTCCTTATCGTGCATTTTATCCAACCAAGGCCAATATCATCCAGATTGATATTAACCCCGGTAGCATTGGCGCACACTGCCCGGTCAATATGGCACTGGTCGGTGATATCAAAACCACACTAAATGCACTACTGCCGCAGTTAGCCGCCAAAAATGACAATACCTTCTTGAACAAAGCGCTGGAGCACTATCGCACCACGCGCCAAGACCTCGACGGGCTGGCCACCGCCAATGATAGCCAGCCAATTCATCCGCAATATCTGGCACAGCAAATCAGTCGTCATGCTACCGACGATGCTATTTTTACCTGTGATGTCGGCACCCCCACCGTCTGGGCGGCACGTTATCTGGCAATGAATGGCAAGCGGCGTTTGCTCGGCTCATTTAATCATGGGTCAATGGCCAATGCCATGCCACAAGCTATCGGGGCGCAAGCGACTGATCTGAAAAGACAAGTTGTCGCCTTATGTGGTGATGGCGGCTTCACCATGCTAATGGGCGATTTCCTCACGTTGGCACAACTAAAATTGCCAGTGAAAATCGTGGTGTTTAATAACAGCGTGCTGGGCTTTGTGGCGATGGAAATGAAGGCAGGTGGCTATTTGACAGATGGCACTGACTTACATAATCCGGACTTTGCCGCAATTGCCAATGCCGCGGGCATCAAGGGCATTCGGGTAGAAAAAGCCTCTGAATTGGATGCCGCGCTGGAAAGTGCTTTTGCTCATCCTGGGCCGGTGCTGGTGGATGTCGTCACCGCCAAGCAAGAGCTGTCGATGCCACCCCAAATAAAGTTTGAGCAAGCTAAAGGATTCAGCCTGTACATGCTTAGGGCCATCATTAATGGCCGGGGTGATGAAGTCGTCGAACTGGCGAAAACCAACTGGCTGCGTTGA